In Phocoena sinus isolate mPhoSin1 chromosome X, mPhoSin1.pri, whole genome shotgun sequence, a genomic segment contains:
- the LOC116747823 gene encoding 40S ribosomal protein S21-like, translated as MQNDDFVDLYAPHNRIIGSKDHASVQTNLAEVDKATARFNGQFKTYSICRAIHRMGESEDSILQLAKADGISQRTPDRRGSRMWNICHK; from the coding sequence ATGCAAAACGACGATTTCGTGGACCTGTACGCACCGCACAACCGCATCATCGGCTCCAAGGACCACGCGTCCGTCCAGACGAATTTGGCCGAGGTTGACAAGGCGACAGCCAGGTTCAATGGCCAGTTTAAAACCTACTCTATCTGCAGGGCCATTCACAGGATGGGTGAGTCAGAAGACTCCATTCTCCAACTGGCCAAGGCGGACGGCATCTCTCAAAGAACTCCTGACCGGAGAGGATCACGGATGTGGAATATTTGTCATAAATAA